The stretch of DNA ACAGGGCATCAATTTCGTCTTGTGATAATAGGTCTTGCACAGTGAGTCCTTCCCAGCGAACGCTTTTACCAGCTACTGGATGACAAAATTGGTGAACAGTATCGCCTCGACGGCATCATCGCCAGTTTCAGCTTTTACTAGCTCCTGCACCGAGGTGAGCGCCTCGTCCTTGAGCTTCTGTTTTCCCTCACTGGTGGACAGCCCTTCAAACTCCTGGCGCCCAATCAGCAAATTAAGGTTGTTACGTACGAGCGGCATATGGGTTTCCAGCACATCAAGTACCTCTGTATCCCGTGCCATCACAGTAATATAAAGCTGTAAGAATCGCTGCTTGCCCTCGACATTAAAATCGACAATAAACGGCTCCGTCAGCTCAAGGTAGTGGGCTTCCGCCAGGGTTGACCCAGCCGAACTCTCTTCCCCCCCTTCCAGCTGCTCGCTGTCATCGCTATCCACCAGCAGAAAATAGGTTGTACCTCCACCGACACCAGCTAACAGCACGATCGATAGCACCAAAAAGAGAATAAGCTTCTTTTTACTGCCAGCCGCCTGCTCTTCGGCTACATCCTGTGTTTCTTCCTGATCGTCTTTCGCCATGTCAATTATCCGTCGTACGGTCTCAACACCGTCCATATCTGCAAGAGTTGAGCCAATCTAATTATTTGAGTATAAGCTTTGCGCTTGGATGAGGCCCTCAGCCAGAGCGTCGGGCATTGCGAACGGTCAAATTCTAAAGTGAAGACAGCGGAGTTACCAGCGCAGCCGCTGCAGGCAAGACACAACCCCAGACAGAGGGGCCGATGAAGGTGCGCACGAAGCTGGAGGGTTGTCCGGGTAACGCGCCCCGAGCCCATAAAAAAAGGGGGGTGAGAATCCCCTCACCCCCGACTCGCGACCTGGCAGAGCCTGCTCAGGCGTAGTAGTCCACCAGCCCCAGCCCTTTTACAGCCGTTACCTGAAGCTCCCCTTCAGCTTGCTCCTCGCCATCGCTCCCCATGCCGGATGAGGACTCTGCCGCCAGCGCATCGGGATCCTGGGCCTCTCTCTGGTTCTGCTGCGCAAGGTTCTGATCCGATACATCCACATTCACCAGCTGCATACCCTGTTGATCAAACATCTCTCGTAGCCGCGCCAGCTGCTGCTCCAGCGCATCCCTCACCTGAACATGGTTGCTGGTGAACACCACACTGGCCTGGTCGCTGTTAATATTGATCTTCACCTCCAGCGGACCCAAATCGGGCGGGTCAAGGCGAATCTGGGCAGACTGAACATTCTGGCTGCTCAACCACATCACCTTGTCCATCACCGCCTCGCCCCAGCGAGCGGTGCCCACGGTCTGTGTGATCTCAGTGACCAACTGCTGTTGCCCCCCGGGCTGGACCTCCCGGGTTTGGACTGCGTAGCCATTGGCAATGGGGACAACATTGGTCTCCACCGGCGCGGCTGTAGAGAGCCCCTCCGTCGGTTTAAAGTCAGCGTCCAGCGCCAGCTTGTCTCCCTTCAAGGTGCGTTGCAGAAGTGCTGACAGCTCTCCGGAGGGTGGGGGTGATGATTCCTGGGAGCTATCCAGTGCCGCCATGCTTAGCGCCCCTCGGGGATCAGCGACCGCACCTGCTGCGACCTCCTGCCGCCCCTGTAATGGGCGCAGTACTTGAAGCCAGGCAGGTGCGTCATTATCCGTCTCCAGCTCCAGTGAAGCGCTCACAGAACTGACGCTGGCGGCAGGGCCCGCATAGGCATCGGGGTTTGCCAGATCCACCACCCGCTCGGGCTCTTCATCGCTGGTGGCGGCCTCCTCATCCGGCAATCCCGGCAGGGGCAGCGGCAAAGCGTTGCCGCCCTGCAGCGCATACAGAGCCTGCTGCACGAAGGGAGGAAGCTGCTCCAGCAGTTCTGCGAACTGACTGTCGGTCAAGCCCTCCACCCCCTCGGGAAAATACTGCTGGAACATCTCAGGCGCCAGCATATCTTTAATATTTTGTTTTAAATCAGACAGTTGGGTCGGACTGAAAGTGACCGACTCCAAGCTTCCGGGCAAGCCAGCCACCACATTTGCCGCTGACGAATCAGTCGCTGGCAAGGTGCTGTTGAAGGATATAAGTGCGGTTCCGTTTTGCATAACATGATACTCACTTTCGGGTTACACCCTGAGATAGCAATATGCAGGCCAAAACCTCAAACGTGGGATAGAAGGTAAAAAAAGAGACCCGAAGGGAAATAACAGCACACTGGTCGGCGGCAGGAAATCAGGCGTTATTGATGGACCGGGCGCTGCGGTTATTCACCAGCTCATCGATCTCCTTCTGTTCGCGCATATCTTCCCAACGCCGCTCCTCAGCCAGGTAGTTCTCTCGTAACTGAGTGATGCTCAAGGTTCTCCCCCGAGCCGATATCCACTGCTGGCGCAGATGCAGCATATGCTGGGACACCCGCTCAACCTGAGCCCTCTGCTCTTTCACCGCCTCAGCGAGCTTGCAGATAAAAAGTGACATCTGCTGCAGTTGATGGACACTGACAGCGCGCCCCTCACGGGCCTGCTGCTGATACTCAAGCTGATAGGATTCCAGTTGCTCAAGCTTTCGCTGCTCGGCCTGCAGGCGCGCATGGATCTGTTGGAACAGCTTGGCCGCCTTCTCCTCGTCAGCGCTGGTGACCCGTAGAACGGTATCCATTCGCGCGGATCGTTTCATGCCACTCTCCTATTCCAGCCCCAAACGAGCCTGCCCCGCTCAGGGCAGCGAAAAGATCGGTCCGATCTCAGTTCCCCATCACCGTGTGCAAACCGCCCAGGCTGTCTTCAAAGGTCAAACTTTCGCGCAAGCCCTGTTGCAGAAAACTCCGCATAACCGGATTACGGCTGATCGCATCGTCGATAACAGGGTCGCTTCCTGAAGTGTAAGCGCCAATGGAGATCAAGTCGCGGTTCTTCTCGTAGACCGAGTAGATCTGCTTGAATTTTTGCGCCAGCGCCAGATGTTCATCGGAGACGATCTGGGGCATGGCCCGACTGATGGAGGCTTCTATATCAATCGCAGGGTAGTGACCCGCTTCAGCCAGGCGCCTCGACAACACAACATGGCCATCCAGAATCGCCCTCGAGGCGTCTGCAATCGGGTCCTGCTGGTCATCCCCCTCGGCAAGAACCGTGTAAAACGCCGTAATTGAACCGCTGCCGCTAGCACCATTACCGGCCCGCTCAACCAGTTGCGGGAGCTTGGCAAACACCGACGGTGGATAACCCTTGGTAGCCGGCGGCTCTCCCACGGCCAGTGCAATCTCACGCTGGGCCTGGGCATAGCGGGTCAGGGAGTCCATCAACAGCAGCACACTCTTACCCTGGTCCCGATAGTATTCTGCAATGCGGGTGCAAAGCATGGCCCCCCGCAAACGCATCACCGGTGAATCATCGGCGGGTGAGGCTACCACCACCGAGCGTGCCAGCCCCTCCTCACCCAGCGTTTCCTCAATGAACTCCTTGACCTCTCGACCCCGCTCTCCGATCAGGCCCACTACCGTCACATCCGCCTGGGTAAAGCGGGTCATCATCCCCAGCAGCACACTCTTGCCCACCCCACTACCGGCAAACAGGCCGAGGCGCTGGCCGCGCCCTACCGAGAGCAACGAATTGATGGAACGAATGCCCACATCAAGCGGCTCGTGGATCGGTTGACGTCCCAGGGGGTTAATGGTTTCACCCGCCAGGGGGACATAATCCTCTGCGTCCAGTGCGCCCTTTCCATCCAGGG from Aestuariirhabdus litorea encodes:
- a CDS encoding flagellar basal body-associated FliL family protein → MAKDDQEETQDVAEEQAAGSKKKLILFLVLSIVLLAGVGGGTTYFLLVDSDDSEQLEGGEESSAGSTLAEAHYLELTEPFIVDFNVEGKQRFLQLYITVMARDTEVLDVLETHMPLVRNNLNLLIGRQEFEGLSTSEGKQKLKDEALTSVQELVKAETGDDAVEAILFTNFVIQ
- a CDS encoding flagellar hook-length control protein FliK — encoded protein: MFQQYFPEGVEGLTDSQFAELLEQLPPFVQQALYALQGGNALPLPLPGLPDEEAATSDEEPERVVDLANPDAYAGPAASVSSVSASLELETDNDAPAWLQVLRPLQGRQEVAAGAVADPRGALSMAALDSSQESSPPPSGELSALLQRTLKGDKLALDADFKPTEGLSTAAPVETNVVPIANGYAVQTREVQPGGQQQLVTEITQTVGTARWGEAVMDKVMWLSSQNVQSAQIRLDPPDLGPLEVKININSDQASVVFTSNHVQVRDALEQQLARLREMFDQQGMQLVNVDVSDQNLAQQNQREAQDPDALAAESSSGMGSDGEEQAEGELQVTAVKGLGLVDYYA
- the fliJ gene encoding flagellar export protein FliJ, with translation MKRSARMDTVLRVTSADEEKAAKLFQQIHARLQAEQRKLEQLESYQLEYQQQAREGRAVSVHQLQQMSLFICKLAEAVKEQRAQVERVSQHMLHLRQQWISARGRTLSITQLRENYLAEERRWEDMREQKEIDELVNNRSARSINNA
- the fliI gene encoding flagellar protein export ATPase FliI, whose protein sequence is MSRPGFAERLENYRRGLKAVSVPQVAGRLTRMVGLTLEAVGCRVSTGKRCLIETHDGGCIEAEVMGFDGTRIFLMPLEAAPGIQPGARVIPLESESLVPVGMGLLGRVVNGLGKPLDGKGALDAEDYVPLAGETINPLGRQPIHEPLDVGIRSINSLLSVGRGQRLGLFAGSGVGKSVLLGMMTRFTQADVTVVGLIGERGREVKEFIEETLGEEGLARSVVVASPADDSPVMRLRGAMLCTRIAEYYRDQGKSVLLLMDSLTRYAQAQREIALAVGEPPATKGYPPSVFAKLPQLVERAGNGASGSGSITAFYTVLAEGDDQQDPIADASRAILDGHVVLSRRLAEAGHYPAIDIEASISRAMPQIVSDEHLALAQKFKQIYSVYEKNRDLISIGAYTSGSDPVIDDAISRNPVMRSFLQQGLRESLTFEDSLGGLHTVMGN